From Pseudomonas sp. stari2, a single genomic window includes:
- a CDS encoding methionine ABC transporter permease, with amino-acid sequence MADLMSFFTNIDWYEIWLATGDTMMMLGGSLLFTVLLGLPLGVLLFLCSPRQLLEAKGVYALLSLVVNILRSLPFIILLIVMIPFTVLITGTSLGVAGAIPPLVVGATPFFARLVETALREVDRGIIEATQSMGATTRQIIMNALLPEARPGIFAAITVTAITLVSYTAMAGVVGAGGLGDLAIRFGYQRFQTDVMIVTVVLLLILVQVLQMVGDRLVVHFSRK; translated from the coding sequence ATGGCAGACCTGATGAGTTTCTTCACCAATATCGACTGGTACGAAATCTGGCTGGCCACCGGCGACACCATGATGATGCTCGGCGGTTCGCTGCTGTTCACGGTCCTGCTAGGTCTGCCGCTGGGCGTGCTGCTGTTTCTGTGTAGCCCGCGTCAGTTACTCGAAGCCAAAGGTGTTTATGCCTTGCTGTCGCTGGTGGTGAACATCCTGCGTTCGCTGCCGTTCATCATTCTGTTGATCGTGATGATCCCGTTCACCGTGCTGATCACTGGCACCTCGCTGGGCGTGGCCGGTGCGATTCCGCCGCTGGTCGTGGGTGCAACGCCGTTCTTCGCGCGGCTGGTGGAAACCGCCCTGCGTGAAGTCGATCGCGGCATCATCGAAGCGACCCAGTCCATGGGCGCGACCACTCGGCAGATCATCATGAACGCCTTGCTGCCGGAGGCCCGTCCGGGCATCTTCGCGGCGATTACGGTGACGGCGATTACATTGGTTTCCTACACGGCGATGGCCGGTGTGGTTGGCGCTGGTGGCCTGGGTGACCTGGCGATCCGTTTCGGCTACCAACGTTTCCAGACCGATGTGATGATCGTCACCGTGGTGTTGCTGCTGATTCTGGTGCAAGTGCTGCAAATGGTTGGCGACCGACTGGTCGTTCATTTCTCGCGCAAATAA
- a CDS encoding SCO family protein, translating into MTRTQKTVFILVAVIALILGLTVNKVLSGKGQGDPTALIDAGIILLPQSRNLPDVTMTNQDGQPVTVNELKGKWSLLFFGYTFCPDICPTTLAQLRQIKSELPKDAVDKLQIVLVSVDPNRDNPAQLKQYLGYFDPQFIGLTPKSIEELQKVANAVSIPFIPADTSKPNYTVDHSGNLAVIGPDGTQRGFIRAPLNNAKLVAQLPVMLNRK; encoded by the coding sequence ATGACTCGAACCCAGAAAACCGTCTTCATCCTCGTGGCCGTGATCGCGCTGATCCTCGGCCTGACCGTCAACAAAGTGCTGAGCGGCAAGGGTCAGGGCGACCCGACCGCGCTGATCGACGCCGGCATCATCCTACTGCCGCAGAGCCGCAACCTGCCGGACGTGACGATGACCAATCAGGACGGCCAGCCAGTCACGGTCAACGAGCTCAAGGGTAAGTGGAGCCTGCTGTTCTTCGGCTACACCTTCTGCCCGGACATCTGCCCGACCACCCTCGCCCAACTGCGCCAGATCAAGAGCGAACTGCCGAAGGATGCAGTGGACAAGTTGCAGATCGTACTGGTCAGCGTCGACCCGAACCGCGACAACCCTGCGCAGTTGAAGCAGTACTTGGGCTACTTCGATCCGCAGTTCATCGGCCTGACGCCGAAATCGATCGAGGAGCTGCAGAAGGTCGCCAACGCAGTGAGCATTCCGTTCATTCCAGCGGACACCAGCAAGCCGAATTACACGGTGGATCACAGCGGGAATCTGGCGGTGATCGGGCCGGACGGAACGCAGCGCGGGTTCATTCGTGCGCCGTTGAACAATGCCAAGCTGGTGGCGCAGTTGCCGGTGATGCTGAACCGCAAGTAA
- a CDS encoding heme A synthase, with amino-acid sequence MAKPGFRLALFATLLALIVVLLGAYTRLTHAGLGCPDWPGCYGFISVPKSEAQLAHAELHYPDSPVEAHKGWNEMIHRYFAGTLGMLISILAGRAWVNRRHPGQPLKLPLFLLAVVFAQAAFGMWTVTLKLWPQVVTGHLLGGFATLSLLFLLTLRLSGVLPALTVPKRLQYWATAGLLLVIGQIALGGWVSSNYAAVACIDFPTCHGQWLPPADFANGFHLTQHIGPNYLGGQLDSDARTAIHLTHRIGALLVTIVLLGLAWQLKGVGMTRLAGLVLIALAAQITLGISNVLFHLPLPVAVAHNAGGAALLLTMVLVNYHARTSLVRVKQPMLVGWRLSPRKQSAAPITIKGETPWRF; translated from the coding sequence ATGGCCAAACCTGGATTTCGCCTCGCGCTATTTGCCACCCTGCTGGCACTGATCGTGGTGCTGCTCGGCGCCTATACCCGCCTGACCCACGCCGGCCTCGGCTGTCCAGACTGGCCCGGCTGCTACGGGTTCATCAGCGTGCCGAAAAGCGAAGCCCAACTGGCCCATGCCGAACTGCATTACCCCGACTCGCCAGTGGAGGCGCACAAAGGCTGGAACGAGATGATCCACCGCTACTTCGCCGGCACCCTGGGCATGCTGATCTCGATTCTGGCTGGTCGCGCGTGGGTTAACCGCCGTCATCCGGGGCAACCGCTGAAACTGCCGCTGTTTCTGCTGGCGGTGGTGTTCGCCCAGGCCGCGTTCGGCATGTGGACGGTGACGCTCAAGCTCTGGCCGCAAGTGGTGACCGGGCATTTGCTCGGTGGCTTCGCGACCTTGAGTCTGCTGTTTCTGCTGACATTGAGACTGTCCGGCGTGCTGCCGGCGCTGACTGTGCCCAAGCGTCTGCAATATTGGGCCACCGCCGGATTGCTGCTGGTGATCGGCCAGATTGCCCTCGGCGGCTGGGTCAGTTCCAACTATGCGGCGGTGGCCTGCATCGACTTCCCGACCTGCCACGGCCAATGGCTGCCGCCGGCGGATTTCGCCAACGGCTTTCACCTGACCCAACACATCGGCCCCAACTACCTCGGCGGGCAACTCGACAGCGATGCGCGCACGGCGATTCACCTGACCCACCGCATCGGCGCTCTGCTGGTGACGATTGTTCTGCTTGGTCTGGCGTGGCAACTGAAAGGCGTGGGCATGACGCGACTGGCCGGGCTGGTGCTGATCGCCCTCGCTGCGCAAATCACCCTCGGAATCAGCAACGTGCTGTTTCATCTGCCACTGCCGGTGGCCGTGGCGCACAACGCCGGCGGCGCAGCGCTTTTGCTGACCATGGTGCTGGTCAACTATCACGCGCGGACCAGTCTGGTTCGGGTCAAGCAGCCGATGCTCGTGGGCTGGCGTCTGAGCCCGCGTAAACAGTCGGCGGCGCCCATCACAATAAAAGGAGAGACGCCATGGCGATTCTGA
- a CDS encoding methionine ABC transporter ATP-binding protein — translation MIEFQNVHKTYRVAGKDITALHPTSLSIENGQVFGLIGHSGAGKSTLLRLINRLEDSSGGKIIVDGEEVTALDANGLRRFRQQVGMIFQHFNLLASKTVADNVALPLTLAGELSRAEIDQRVAELLARVGLSDHARKYPAQLSGGQKQRVGIARALATKPKILLCDEATSALDPQTTASVLQLLAEINRELKLTIVLITHEMDVIRRVCDQVAVMDAGVIVEQGSVAEVFLHPKHPTTKRFVQEDEQIDESEQRDDFAHVPGRIVRLTFQGEATYAPLLGTVARETGVDYSILAGRIDRIKDIPYGQLTLAVTGGDMDAAFARFTAADVHMEVLR, via the coding sequence GTGATCGAGTTTCAAAACGTCCATAAGACTTACCGCGTCGCCGGTAAGGACATCACCGCGCTGCATCCGACCAGTCTCTCCATCGAGAACGGTCAGGTGTTCGGCCTGATTGGCCATTCCGGCGCGGGAAAAAGTACCCTGCTGCGTCTGATCAATCGCCTGGAAGATTCCAGTGGCGGCAAGATCATCGTCGACGGCGAAGAAGTCACCGCGCTGGACGCCAACGGCCTGCGCCGTTTTCGTCAGCAGGTCGGGATGATCTTCCAGCACTTCAACCTGCTGGCGTCCAAGACCGTGGCCGACAACGTTGCGCTGCCGCTGACCCTGGCCGGTGAACTGTCCCGCGCCGAAATCGATCAGCGTGTGGCCGAATTGCTGGCGCGGGTCGGCCTGTCCGATCACGCCAGGAAGTATCCGGCTCAGTTGTCCGGTGGCCAGAAGCAGCGCGTCGGCATCGCCCGCGCCCTGGCGACCAAGCCGAAAATCCTGCTGTGCGACGAAGCCACCAGCGCTCTCGATCCACAGACCACCGCTTCGGTCCTGCAACTGCTGGCCGAGATCAACCGCGAGCTGAAACTGACCATCGTGCTGATCACCCACGAGATGGACGTGATCCGCCGTGTCTGCGATCAGGTGGCGGTGATGGATGCCGGCGTGATCGTCGAGCAAGGCTCGGTGGCCGAGGTGTTCCTGCATCCGAAGCACCCGACCACCAAGCGTTTCGTCCAGGAAGACGAGCAGATCGACGAAAGCGAGCAGCGCGATGACTTCGCTCACGTGCCGGGCCGCATCGTACGTCTGACCTTCCAGGGCGAAGCGACCTACGCGCCGTTGCTCGGAACCGTCGCCCGGGAAACCGGCGTGGACTACAGCATCCTGGCCGGTCGCATCGACCGCATCAAAGATATTCCTTACGGGCAATTGACCCTCGCCGTCACCGGTGGCGACATGGACGCGGCGTTCGCCCGCTTCACCGCCGCTGACGTTCACATGGAGGTGTTGCGCTAA
- a CDS encoding MetQ/NlpA family ABC transporter substrate-binding protein — protein MKKLIAAFAAVAAFSAHAETLTVAATPVPHAEILEFVKPALAKEGVDLKVKVFTDYIQPNVQVAEKRLDANFFQHQPYLDEFNKAKGTSLVAVTGVHLEPLGAYSSKFKKLDELPGGANVVIPNDATNGGRALLLLAKAGVITLKDPTNILSTVKDIAQNPKDLKIRELEAATIPRVLTQVDLALINTNYALEAKLDPSKDALVIEGNDSPYVNILVSRADNKDSDAMKKLAAALHSPEVKKFITEKYKGAVLPAF, from the coding sequence ATGAAAAAACTGATCGCTGCTTTCGCTGCCGTAGCCGCTTTTTCGGCCCACGCTGAAACCCTGACCGTTGCTGCCACCCCGGTGCCGCACGCGGAAATCCTCGAATTCGTGAAGCCGGCACTGGCCAAAGAAGGCGTGGATCTGAAGGTCAAGGTCTTCACCGACTACATCCAGCCGAACGTGCAGGTGGCCGAGAAGCGTCTGGACGCCAACTTCTTCCAGCACCAGCCGTACCTCGATGAGTTCAACAAGGCCAAGGGCACCAGCCTGGTGGCCGTGACCGGTGTGCACCTGGAGCCGCTGGGCGCTTACTCCAGCAAGTTCAAGAAGCTTGACGAGCTGCCAGGCGGCGCCAACGTGGTGATCCCGAACGACGCCACCAACGGCGGCCGTGCGCTGTTGCTGCTGGCCAAGGCTGGCGTGATCACCCTGAAGGATCCGACCAACATCCTGTCGACCGTCAAGGACATCGCCCAGAACCCGAAAGACCTGAAAATCCGTGAACTGGAAGCCGCGACCATCCCGCGCGTGCTGACCCAGGTCGACCTGGCGCTGATCAACACCAACTACGCGCTCGAAGCCAAGCTCGATCCGTCCAAGGACGCGTTGGTCATCGAAGGCAACGATTCGCCGTACGTGAACATCCTGGTGTCCCGCGCGGACAACAAGGACAGCGATGCGATGAAGAAACTGGCCGCTGCACTGCACAGCCCGGAAGTGAAGAAATTCATTACCGAGAAGTACAAAGGCGCGGTGTTGCCGGCGTTCTGA
- the cyoE gene encoding heme o synthase, whose product MAILIGERPAQALWRDYLELTKPKVVVLMLITSLVGMFLATRAGVPWTVLVFGNLGIALCAGGAAAVNHVVDRRIDAVMARTHKRPLAEGRVSPTAALTFALVLALLGQALLLTFTNPLTAWLTLASLLGYAVIYTGFLKRATPQNIVIGGLAGAAPPLLGWTAATGHVSAEPLLLVLIIFAWTPPHFWALAIHRKEEYAKADIPMLPVTHGEHYTKVHILLYTFALLAVSLLPYVIHMSGALYLICALGLGARFLQWAVVLYRGTRPHAAINTFKYSIWYLFLLFIALLVDHYLLLNL is encoded by the coding sequence ATGGCGATTCTGATCGGCGAACGTCCCGCGCAGGCGTTGTGGCGAGACTATCTGGAGCTGACCAAACCGAAAGTCGTGGTGCTGATGCTCATCACCTCGCTGGTCGGCATGTTCCTCGCGACCCGCGCCGGGGTGCCGTGGACGGTGCTGGTGTTCGGCAATCTGGGGATCGCGTTGTGTGCCGGTGGTGCGGCGGCGGTCAATCATGTGGTGGATCGGCGCATCGACGCGGTCATGGCGCGCACCCACAAACGGCCGCTGGCCGAGGGCCGGGTTTCGCCCACGGCGGCGCTGACCTTTGCGCTGGTATTGGCGCTGCTTGGTCAGGCCTTGCTGCTGACCTTCACCAATCCGCTGACCGCCTGGCTGACCCTGGCCTCGCTGCTCGGCTACGCGGTGATCTACACCGGTTTCCTCAAACGCGCGACGCCACAGAACATCGTCATCGGCGGTCTGGCCGGCGCCGCACCGCCGCTGCTTGGCTGGACCGCCGCCACCGGCCACGTCAGCGCCGAACCGTTGCTGCTGGTGTTGATCATCTTCGCCTGGACCCCGCCGCACTTCTGGGCGCTGGCGATCCACCGCAAGGAGGAATACGCCAAGGCCGACATCCCGATGTTGCCGGTCACCCACGGCGAGCACTACACCAAGGTGCACATTCTGCTGTACACCTTCGCGCTGCTGGCGGTCAGCCTGTTGCCGTACGTGATCCATATGAGCGGCGCGCTGTATCTGATCTGTGCCCTCGGGCTGGGCGCGCGGTTTCTGCAATGGGCCGTGGTGCTGTACCGTGGCACTCGGCCGCACGCGGCGATCAACACCTTCAAGTACTCTATCTGGTACTTGTTTCTGCTGTTCATCGCCCTGCTCGTAGACCACTACTTACTGTTGAACCTATGA